One genomic region from Candidatus Nitrosopumilus koreensis AR1 encodes:
- a CDS encoding S1C family serine protease: MDKSGVFVGGAIGATIVIVIFAVLFVSPPEVEKPNIIVSNGHDPSTVGEITPTHTKKLSLIEIFEKSEPGVVRVNVQRGENADSVGGVGSGFVFDKNGHVITNAHVINNAQKIIVTFLDGRSYNAEIIGVDEFTDLAIIKVNADLALLRPLLIGDSSNLKVGEPIAAIGNPFGLSGSMTSGIVSQLGRLLPLASSGYSIPDVIQTDAAINPGNSGGPLLNMRGEVVGINTAIQSATGEFTGVGFAIPSQTVAKIIPTLIENGEYKHPWIGISGRDIDPDLAKALELQDAVGFLIVTVVEDSPASKAGLIGSDKTIDVDGVNYPMGGDIILSVDGIEVRKIDDILIHLQRAKAVGDEMILEVLRDGRTTNVSIILQERPNGN; encoded by the coding sequence ATGGACAAATCAGGCGTATTTGTAGGTGGGGCCATAGGAGCTACGATCGTAATAGTAATTTTTGCAGTACTATTTGTTTCACCGCCAGAAGTAGAGAAACCAAACATCATAGTCAGCAACGGACATGATCCAAGCACTGTGGGAGAAATCACCCCTACGCATACAAAAAAATTATCATTAATTGAAATATTTGAAAAATCAGAACCAGGAGTAGTACGAGTCAATGTTCAGAGAGGAGAAAATGCAGATTCTGTTGGAGGAGTGGGTTCAGGTTTTGTTTTTGACAAAAATGGACATGTAATTACAAATGCACACGTAATTAATAATGCACAAAAAATTATTGTGACATTTCTTGACGGAAGATCATATAATGCAGAGATTATAGGAGTAGATGAATTTACAGATCTTGCAATAATCAAAGTTAATGCAGATTTAGCATTGTTACGTCCATTACTAATAGGAGATTCTTCTAACCTCAAAGTTGGAGAACCCATAGCAGCCATAGGCAATCCCTTTGGATTATCAGGTTCCATGACATCAGGAATTGTTAGCCAATTAGGAAGATTGCTCCCACTAGCTTCTTCAGGATACTCCATCCCAGATGTCATTCAAACAGATGCAGCAATTAATCCAGGAAACTCTGGAGGACCATTATTAAACATGAGAGGGGAAGTGGTTGGAATCAACACGGCAATTCAATCAGCAACAGGTGAATTTACAGGTGTAGGATTTGCGATACCATCACAGACAGTTGCAAAAATAATTCCGACACTAATTGAAAATGGAGAATACAAGCATCCATGGATAGGAATTTCAGGCAGAGATATTGATCCTGATTTGGCTAAAGCATTAGAGCTTCAAGATGCAGTTGGCTTTTTAATAGTAACAGTAGTAGAAGACAGTCCAGCATCTAAAGCAGGTCTTATTGGATCAGACAAAACAATTGATGTTGATGGTGTAAACTATCCAATGGGAGGAGACATCATCTTATCAGTGGATGGAATCGAAGTAAGAAAAATTGATGATATTTTGATTCACCTTCAAAGAGCAAAAGCAGTTGGAGACGAGATGATTTTAGAGGTTTTAAGAGATGGCAGAACTACAAATGTCTCAATTATTCTTCAAGAAAGACCAAACGGAAATTAA
- a CDS encoding DUF367 family protein produces MKLQVLMFYQDDPKKCTAAKMVKFGLAQNIKKIGSKGLVLDPFSKNTLMPKDKSLINTIVGVDCSWNLADQAFSKKFNGIKRKLPPLLAGNPVNYAKLNKLTTAEALAASLFILGQKDQGLDLLDKFKWGHTFYELNQNLLDEYSKIENEEQVEVILKDYGLL; encoded by the coding sequence ATGAAACTCCAAGTTTTGATGTTTTATCAAGATGATCCAAAAAAATGCACTGCTGCAAAAATGGTAAAATTTGGTTTGGCTCAAAACATCAAAAAAATTGGTTCCAAGGGGTTGGTCTTGGATCCATTTTCAAAAAACACTTTGATGCCAAAAGACAAATCATTAATCAACACAATTGTTGGTGTTGATTGCTCTTGGAATTTGGCAGATCAGGCGTTCTCAAAAAAATTTAATGGTATTAAACGAAAACTTCCTCCATTACTTGCAGGTAACCCTGTAAATTATGCTAAATTAAATAAACTAACAACAGCTGAAGCTTTGGCTGCATCTTTGTTTATTTTGGGCCAAAAAGATCAAGGGTTGGATTTACTTGATAAATTCAAGTGGGGCCATACTTTCTATGAATTGAATCAAAATCTATTAGATGAGTATTCTAAAATAGAAAACGAGGAACAAGTTGAAGTAATTCTAAAAGATTATGGATTACTGTGA
- a CDS encoding lamin tail domain-containing protein, whose protein sequence is MNLNIPIVFSMFLLVGLIVPAYAQTADTVVINEVDINPPGDDSKSISEWVELYNPTDSEIDLSGWKIASTTVLKKTMTIGSGTTIKPGQFLTFSYQSVWFTDINESVELRDENGVVIDKTPILSDIKNDFTSWQRIYDGYDLDASDDWKFVTSTSGSTNGKLIETQSAEEITVTVSSTKSSYLFGETAVIQGKVSKEIFVEKPFFQPAAIVVTISGPNFDRTLTLYPDLNLNYKTTLSLHQVLGINEGNYDVNVSYAGAVANTSFSVGFEIIEQQEQQDGSLSLTTDKSQYIPGQTVSITGTVTDIIQFQGMKFTVTDSSGNVVYNGNLFPVNGKFATKVFISTVNPVYGTYEIIGEYFDKSAITTFEVVKDVKESVPISLWTDKDVYGLGEVVTITGRLNDVWIASLDLEITQTKSLSLGTGSQLGGGSVLKILDVVRTDGDGKFQYSFTIPNSDTRLGDYKIKVSKDIGSVTKIVKAVEDPENFVTITDPLIVTTNKQVYDFTTDKELVIRGQIKKVVERTSLETPVVSISFKTEDGKPLSIIGVPSNINQGASGGTGSVTASYEFTAIPEPGGVFSVTADLSRGIFSEGTYVITAKYLDLLATTSFDIADDLASGTKLSLDKEVYGLGEKVNVGGIFTTGDRSVTISVTRPDGTTTTSGASIDNQRLSWSWTTPISERYQTIKSDGLRDTANSNFGIYKIKVSGATFSTDLFFKVSADPENDSLSKTPLFVTTDKSLYQAGDKLKVVGNVIVREQGDEGLVVPERVTIKVLDGTFPYKQIHESSVYPKQGGEFSSLFELPPTIFSEGLYSVKAIYSNIQTTTSFSVANDYAFGIDAPVSLLVSTDKTEYYPGETVIISGKPNKLIYLEAYDVSIIKKSDTEITCGSFICGTHTGAVKSIRPSPSGSFVHEFKIPNNISSIGKYEVTIDADFETKHILFNVVEEPPAPKLDTVIEKENRIPDKTISVSTQEKTIDDVTLLPRVVSGSLLTPLRDDVSDVNLKVSSESGVCIIGPDVDCLVSESTRKPGQIYDVVEVDGMSLNVRYSGPDVRLEKFSILPESSESFLPDSDWNVEVIKDEQVSRFYYKVTYKTLE, encoded by the coding sequence ATGAATCTGAATATACCTATAGTCTTTTCCATGTTCTTACTTGTGGGACTAATTGTTCCTGCATATGCTCAAACTGCAGACACTGTTGTAATCAATGAAGTTGACATTAATCCTCCAGGAGATGATTCTAAATCTATTTCTGAATGGGTGGAACTTTACAATCCAACTGATTCTGAAATTGATTTGAGTGGATGGAAGATTGCATCCACCACTGTTCTAAAGAAAACCATGACCATTGGGTCTGGAACAACAATTAAACCTGGACAGTTTTTAACATTCTCTTACCAAAGTGTTTGGTTTACTGACATCAATGAATCCGTTGAACTACGAGATGAAAATGGAGTTGTAATAGACAAGACTCCTATTTTGTCTGATATAAAAAATGATTTTACATCTTGGCAACGAATCTATGATGGTTATGACCTTGATGCTTCTGATGATTGGAAATTTGTAACATCTACCTCTGGTTCTACTAACGGTAAATTAATTGAGACGCAAAGCGCTGAAGAAATCACAGTAACTGTTTCGTCTACAAAGTCTTCCTATTTGTTTGGAGAAACTGCAGTAATTCAAGGAAAGGTCTCAAAAGAAATATTTGTTGAGAAACCATTCTTTCAACCTGCAGCAATTGTTGTAACCATATCTGGCCCAAATTTTGATAGAACTTTGACTTTATATCCTGATTTGAATTTAAATTACAAAACAACTCTTAGTCTTCATCAAGTTTTAGGAATTAACGAAGGGAATTATGATGTAAATGTTAGTTATGCTGGTGCTGTTGCAAATACCTCATTTTCTGTTGGATTTGAAATAATCGAACAACAAGAACAACAAGACGGTTCTCTGAGTTTGACTACTGATAAATCTCAATACATTCCAGGTCAAACGGTTTCAATTACCGGTACTGTTACTGATATTATCCAATTTCAAGGAATGAAATTCACTGTCACTGATTCTTCTGGTAATGTTGTGTATAATGGAAACTTGTTTCCAGTAAATGGTAAATTTGCTACTAAGGTTTTCATATCTACTGTAAATCCTGTTTATGGAACTTATGAAATAATTGGAGAGTATTTTGACAAATCTGCAATCACAACATTTGAAGTGGTAAAAGATGTCAAAGAATCAGTTCCTATATCTTTGTGGACTGACAAAGATGTCTATGGGTTAGGTGAAGTAGTCACAATTACTGGACGATTAAATGATGTTTGGATTGCATCCCTTGATTTGGAAATAACTCAAACAAAGAGCCTGTCATTAGGTACTGGTAGTCAACTTGGTGGTGGCTCTGTTTTGAAAATTTTGGATGTTGTTAGGACTGATGGTGATGGAAAATTCCAATACTCGTTTACTATTCCTAATTCCGATACTCGATTAGGTGACTACAAAATCAAAGTTTCAAAGGATATAGGTTCTGTAACAAAAATAGTAAAAGCAGTAGAGGATCCTGAAAACTTTGTCACAATAACTGATCCATTGATTGTTACAACTAACAAACAAGTCTATGATTTTACTACTGATAAAGAACTTGTAATTCGTGGACAAATCAAAAAAGTTGTTGAACGAACAAGTCTTGAAACACCCGTTGTGTCAATTTCATTTAAAACTGAAGATGGAAAACCCCTTTCAATAATAGGTGTTCCTTCTAACATTAATCAAGGTGCATCTGGTGGAACTGGTTCTGTAACTGCCAGTTATGAATTTACAGCAATTCCTGAACCTGGTGGTGTATTCTCGGTCACTGCTGATCTTAGTAGAGGAATATTCTCTGAAGGCACATATGTGATAACTGCAAAATATTTGGATCTTTTGGCAACAACCTCTTTTGATATTGCCGATGACTTGGCAAGTGGTACAAAACTTTCTCTTGATAAGGAGGTTTATGGTTTAGGTGAAAAAGTCAATGTAGGTGGAATATTTACAACTGGTGACAGATCTGTTACAATTTCAGTTACTCGGCCTGATGGAACAACGACTACCTCTGGTGCATCCATTGACAATCAAAGACTCTCCTGGTCTTGGACTACTCCTATTTCTGAACGATATCAAACAATAAAGTCTGATGGACTACGAGATACCGCAAATTCTAATTTTGGAATATACAAAATCAAAGTATCTGGAGCTACTTTTAGTACTGACTTATTCTTCAAAGTATCTGCAGATCCTGAAAATGACTCTTTGTCAAAAACACCTCTATTTGTAACAACTGACAAATCCCTCTATCAGGCAGGAGATAAACTCAAAGTTGTTGGAAATGTAATTGTTCGTGAACAGGGTGATGAAGGATTGGTTGTTCCAGAACGTGTGACAATCAAAGTTTTAGATGGAACTTTCCCATACAAACAAATCCATGAGTCATCTGTATATCCAAAACAAGGTGGTGAATTCTCAAGTTTGTTTGAATTGCCTCCCACTATCTTTAGTGAGGGACTTTATTCAGTAAAAGCCATTTATTCTAACATTCAAACAACTACTTCATTTAGTGTTGCTAATGATTATGCTTTTGGTATTGATGCACCTGTATCTTTGTTAGTGTCTACTGATAAAACTGAATATTACCCTGGTGAAACTGTAATTATCTCTGGAAAACCAAACAAATTGATTTATCTTGAAGCATATGATGTAAGCATTATCAAAAAATCTGATACAGAAATTACCTGTGGCTCTTTTATTTGTGGAACACATACAGGTGCAGTTAAATCAATTCGTCCAAGTCCCTCTGGCTCATTTGTTCATGAATTTAAAATTCCTAATAACATTTCTTCTATTGGAAAATATGAAGTGACAATTGATGCTGACTTTGAAACAAAACACATTCTATTTAATGTGGTTGAAGAGCCTCCTGCACCAAAATTAGATACAGTAATTGAAAAAGAAAATAGAATTCCTGATAAAACAATTTCTGTGTCTACACAAGAGAAAACTATTGATGATGTAACCCTTTTACCACGTGTTGTTTCTGGCTCTTTGCTCACTCCTTTAAGAGATGATGTATCTGATGTTAATCTCAAAGTTTCTTCTGAAAGTGGTGTATGCATAATTGGACCTGACGTTGATTGTCTTGTTAGTGAATCTACTAGAAAACCTGGACAAATCTATGATGTAGTTGAGGTTGATGGAATGAGTCTAAATGTTAGATACAGTGGTCCTGATGTGCGCTTGGAAAAATTCAGCATTTTGCCTGAATCTTCTGAATCATTCTTACCTGATTCTGATTGGAATGTAGAGGTCATCAAGGATGAACAGGTCTCTAGATTCTATTACAAGGTAACCTACAAGACATTAGAGTAA
- a CDS encoding TATA-box-binding protein has product MPQTKPIVSVENVVASASVDQKMDLNEITRTFPDVEYHPDQFPGLVFRLKSPKTATLIFTSGKMVCTGSKSEEMARKAVKTVVQKLRKGGIKVKKDAVVEIQNIVASINLGGKIHLEQAARTLPRSMYEPEQFPGLIHRMLDPKTVILLFSSGKLVCTGAKKEPDVYRSVNNLHALLEEKDLMIYD; this is encoded by the coding sequence ATGCCACAAACCAAACCTATCGTAAGTGTGGAAAATGTAGTAGCTTCGGCATCTGTAGATCAAAAGATGGACTTGAATGAGATTACCAGAACATTTCCAGATGTAGAATATCATCCTGATCAATTTCCAGGGCTAGTTTTTAGATTAAAGAGTCCAAAAACTGCAACATTGATTTTCACTTCAGGTAAAATGGTATGTACGGGTTCCAAGTCAGAAGAGATGGCAAGAAAAGCAGTAAAGACAGTTGTACAAAAACTTCGAAAAGGAGGAATCAAAGTAAAGAAAGATGCAGTAGTAGAAATTCAAAATATTGTTGCATCAATTAATCTAGGTGGAAAAATTCACTTAGAACAAGCTGCAAGAACACTACCAAGAAGTATGTACGAACCAGAGCAATTTCCAGGACTTATTCATAGAATGCTAGATCCTAAAACAGTCATTTTGTTGTTTTCCTCAGGAAAACTTGTCTGTACAGGAGCAAAGAAAGAACCAGATGTTTACAGATCTGTAAATAATTTACATGCATTACTAGAAGAAAAAGATCTAATGATTTATGACTAG
- the map gene encoding type II methionyl aminopeptidase translates to MQIEDYIKAGKIASEVREMVRVKDWIGKTVYEICELVEDEIRKRGAKCAFPVNTSINEVAAHYTAEPNDPIIIKDTDLVKIDLGAQINGYIADTAVTVCYDPQYDGLVQAAEEGLANAMSMIKAGVKASDIGRTIETTIKQMGYKPIANLSGHSLEQYTIHAGKSIPNIWSIGGFSLSENSAYACEPFVTTSDGGGFVRNGQIKNIFAINSRKKTKDPEADKLLDFIWESFNMLPFALRWITKERDEKEARNLLNILIKKKAVQAYPVLIEVNEQRVAQAEHTFIPTENGVTVTTQA, encoded by the coding sequence GTGCAAATAGAAGATTACATCAAAGCAGGAAAAATTGCATCTGAAGTTAGAGAGATGGTCAGAGTAAAAGACTGGATTGGAAAAACAGTCTACGAAATTTGCGAATTGGTAGAAGATGAAATCAGAAAGCGTGGGGCAAAGTGTGCATTTCCAGTTAATACAAGCATCAATGAAGTTGCTGCTCACTATACTGCAGAACCAAATGATCCAATCATCATCAAAGATACAGACTTGGTAAAAATTGATCTTGGTGCACAGATTAATGGTTACATTGCAGACACAGCAGTAACGGTATGTTATGATCCACAATATGACGGATTAGTTCAAGCAGCAGAAGAAGGATTAGCAAATGCAATGTCAATGATAAAAGCAGGAGTAAAAGCAAGTGATATTGGAAGAACCATAGAAACCACAATAAAACAAATGGGATACAAACCAATTGCAAATCTTAGCGGGCATTCACTAGAACAGTATACAATACATGCAGGAAAATCCATTCCAAATATTTGGTCAATTGGGGGTTTTTCACTCTCAGAAAATTCTGCATATGCATGTGAGCCATTTGTGACAACAAGTGACGGGGGAGGATTTGTCAGGAATGGACAGATAAAAAATATTTTTGCAATAAACTCTAGAAAGAAAACAAAGGATCCAGAAGCTGATAAGTTGCTTGATTTTATCTGGGAGAGTTTCAACATGTTGCCATTTGCATTGAGATGGATTACAAAAGAAAGAGATGAAAAAGAAGCAAGGAATTTGTTAAATATTCTAATAAAGAAAAAGGCAGTGCAAGCATATCCTGTGTTAATTGAAGTAAATGAGCAAAGAGTAGCTCAAGCAGAACACACATTCATTCCAACAGAAAACGGAGTTACTGTTACTACTCAAGCATAA
- a CDS encoding tRNA-binding protein: protein MSNVSYDDFAKLDIRVAKIIATEPIEGKSRIIKGRIDLGNDDHRDVIIGGAQYFQPEDIVGKTVIVLANLEPKKMAGVESNAMLLAADVDDKPFWLTVEEDVPLGSPVK from the coding sequence ATGTCAAATGTATCTTATGACGATTTTGCAAAATTAGACATTAGGGTAGCAAAAATCATTGCAACAGAACCTATTGAAGGTAAATCAAGAATTATCAAAGGACGAATTGATTTGGGAAATGATGATCACCGTGATGTAATTATTGGTGGTGCTCAATACTTTCAACCTGAGGACATTGTTGGAAAAACCGTAATCGTCCTTGCAAATCTAGAGCCAAAGAAAATGGCGGGAGTTGAATCTAATGCAATGCTTTTAGCTGCAGATGTTGATGATAAACCATTTTGGTTAACTGTAGAAGAAGATGTTCCTTTGGGAAGTCCTGTCAAATAA
- a CDS encoding glycosyltransferase produces the protein MDIAFDVFNYSLSAILIGICGAWIFLIKSMSDSFRLTPYLDRFKNTAKTSPKVSIILPARNEEEFLGKCLDSLINQDYQNYEIIVIDDSSEDSTGEIISEYANKYSKVIHVSAKTKPDGWMGKNWACMEGYRKATGDLLLFTDADTTHQKNVVSLAVAHLISFDLDALSVIPKMLTFDFWTKITLPMISTFLHTRFSALNVNNPSKKTGYFFGSFFILKKKTYEQVGMHEGVKHEIIEDGALGKKVKESGHKMKMVRGEHLIDAVWARDKSTLWNALKRLMIPLYLQSGKIAVGIFFAVLFLLFVPFPIFAASIALPNETISANTLCVTSFMALLLIYIGAIVEAKKGLELRLVHALFAPLGSLVVVLGFLSGLLQANKESSVTWRGRSYSMKDHSQSSISV, from the coding sequence ATGGACATAGCATTTGATGTTTTCAATTATTCGTTGTCTGCAATTCTAATTGGAATATGCGGGGCGTGGATATTTTTAATAAAATCAATGTCAGATTCGTTTAGATTAACACCATATCTTGACAGATTCAAAAATACTGCAAAAACATCTCCCAAAGTATCAATAATACTTCCAGCAAGAAATGAAGAAGAATTTCTTGGAAAATGTTTAGACTCTTTGATTAACCAAGATTATCAAAACTATGAGATCATCGTAATTGATGATTCATCAGAAGATTCTACTGGAGAAATAATTTCAGAGTATGCTAATAAATATTCCAAAGTCATTCACGTATCTGCAAAAACAAAACCAGATGGATGGATGGGGAAAAACTGGGCATGCATGGAGGGATATCGAAAGGCAACAGGAGACTTGTTATTATTTACCGACGCAGATACAACACATCAAAAAAATGTAGTGTCTCTTGCAGTGGCGCATCTTATTTCATTTGATTTAGATGCATTATCAGTTATTCCAAAAATGTTAACATTTGATTTTTGGACAAAAATTACACTCCCAATGATCTCCACGTTCTTGCACACAAGATTTTCTGCATTAAATGTCAACAATCCTTCAAAGAAGACAGGGTATTTTTTTGGTAGTTTCTTCATTTTGAAGAAAAAAACATACGAACAAGTTGGCATGCATGAAGGAGTCAAACACGAAATAATTGAAGATGGCGCACTAGGAAAGAAAGTAAAAGAATCGGGTCATAAAATGAAAATGGTAAGAGGAGAACACCTCATTGATGCAGTATGGGCAAGAGACAAGAGCACACTTTGGAATGCATTAAAAAGATTAATGATTCCCTTGTATCTACAAAGTGGAAAAATAGCTGTGGGAATTTTCTTTGCAGTGTTGTTTTTACTATTTGTACCATTTCCAATTTTTGCAGCATCCATAGCATTACCTAATGAAACTATATCTGCAAACACTCTTTGTGTCACATCGTTTATGGCATTATTATTAATTTACATCGGGGCAATAGTTGAAGCAAAAAAAGGATTAGAGTTAAGATTAGTTCATGCATTATTTGCTCCATTAGGCAGCCTAGTTGTGGTTTTAGGATTTTTGAGTGGATTACTTCAAGCCAACAAAGAATCATCAGTTACTTGGAGAGGAAGAAGTTATTCCATGAAAGATCATTCTCAGAGTTCAATTAGTGTATAG
- a CDS encoding type II toxin-antitoxin system RatA family toxin: MATIQVKLKINAPVEKVWDVVSDIDNEPKFWKGTKEVRNISKNENTINREITIAFRDQKCMQEVTIEPKDRIHAKFTKGIINGEKIVSLIPEGNHTILQTDWNIKLTGMMSMFTGMIKNHIKSGTEQAMQSIKEEIER, from the coding sequence ATGGCTACAATACAAGTCAAACTCAAAATCAATGCTCCAGTTGAAAAAGTATGGGATGTGGTCTCAGATATCGATAATGAACCAAAGTTTTGGAAAGGAACAAAAGAAGTAAGAAACATCTCAAAGAATGAAAATACAATAAACAGAGAGATCACAATAGCATTTCGAGATCAAAAATGCATGCAAGAAGTCACCATAGAGCCAAAAGACAGAATTCATGCAAAATTTACCAAAGGCATAATCAACGGTGAAAAAATTGTATCATTAATCCCAGAGGGAAACCATACCATACTACAAACAGATTGGAACATCAAACTAACAGGTATGATGAGCATGTTTACAGGCATGATAAAAAATCACATCAAAAGTGGCACTGAGCAGGCTATGCAAAGTATCAAAGAAGAAATCGAGAGATAG
- a CDS encoding DUF1512 domain-containing protein → MNFTNFDFEQLFGMKDDTNPLMMLVWILPIIIFIFYGQRIQLYVTSGEIKKGIKKLGEFRDESRNELLDYINKQLNPKSNPEKKIDQFLDYFTIMPVDMDPNGIVEKVQHTVRSREDYTREHVKSLFSEIPDVELSKVQTLLEIASSLQMIHKIINHMFLTAKKQNNYPLILPLQMILPFIMEQAEAMKEAVPVFKTGQPVGDGIGPMVVGKMMLNSPKEAIAFQTALVKTEFENRKLFLLKAEGPGSTVGRPADALESIISENKIDAIIMIDAALKMEGEDSASVARGFGAAIGGIGTEKFHIEAIAVEKQIPIFSIVVKQSVKEAITLMTKEIANQADDVRSQVYEMIKENTQEGQSVVIIGVGNTVGVPQ, encoded by the coding sequence GTGAATTTTACTAATTTTGATTTTGAACAATTATTTGGAATGAAAGATGATACTAACCCTTTGATGATGTTGGTTTGGATTTTGCCCATTATCATCTTCATTTTTTACGGCCAACGAATTCAGTTGTATGTCACTTCAGGTGAAATCAAAAAAGGAATAAAAAAACTAGGTGAATTTAGAGATGAATCAAGAAATGAGTTGCTTGACTACATCAATAAACAACTGAATCCGAAAAGTAACCCCGAAAAAAAAATTGATCAATTTTTAGATTATTTTACTATCATGCCTGTTGATATGGATCCAAATGGCATTGTTGAGAAAGTTCAGCATACAGTAAGATCAAGAGAAGACTATACACGTGAACATGTAAAATCACTTTTTTCTGAAATACCTGATGTTGAATTATCCAAAGTCCAAACTTTACTTGAAATTGCATCTTCATTGCAGATGATTCATAAAATTATCAATCACATGTTTTTAACTGCAAAAAAACAAAATAACTATCCTTTAATTTTGCCCCTTCAAATGATTCTGCCTTTTATAATGGAGCAGGCAGAAGCCATGAAAGAAGCAGTACCTGTATTTAAAACAGGACAACCTGTAGGTGATGGAATTGGACCTATGGTTGTTGGAAAAATGATGTTAAATAGTCCAAAAGAAGCAATTGCATTTCAAACTGCACTTGTAAAAACTGAATTTGAAAACAGAAAATTATTTTTATTAAAAGCAGAAGGTCCTGGGTCTACTGTAGGACGCCCTGCGGATGCGTTAGAATCGATAATTTCAGAAAATAAAATTGACGCAATAATCATGATTGATGCTGCATTAAAAATGGAAGGTGAGGACTCTGCATCTGTTGCACGTGGTTTTGGTGCAGCTATTGGGGGAATCGGAACTGAAAAATTCCACATAGAGGCAATTGCAGTTGAAAAACAAATTCCAATTTTTTCCATTGTCGTAAAACAATCTGTTAAAGAAGCAATTACTCTAATGACAAAAGAAATTGCAAACCAAGCAGATGATGTACGTTCACAAGTCTATGAAATGATTAAAGAAAATACTCAGGAAGGACAATCTGTGGTAATAATAGGTGTTGGAAATACTGTGGGAGTTCCTCAATAA